The genomic DNA ATACCAAAAAAAAGATTTTTAATTTTACATTTGGAAAAATATGACAGGACTCGTTTACAAATCTACAGGAAGTTGGTACACGGTAAAAACCGATTTGGGCCATACTTATGAATGTCGTATAAAAGGGAAGTTCCGTATAAGAGGCATTAAAAGTACAAACCCTATAGCGGTTGGTGATATGGTGGACTTTGAACTTGAAAGCGATAATAATCAAGAGTCTGGTATTATACATAAGATTCACGATAGGTCAAATTATATTGTTAGGAAATCGGTTAATTTATCAAAGCAGACGCACATTATTGCTGCCAATTTAGATCAGGTTTTTTTAATGATTACCATTAACAATCCGCCTACATTAACGAGTTTTATCGATCGCTTTTTAGTAACAGCTAATGCCTACTCTATTAAAACGGTATTGTTGTTTAATAAAGTAGATACTTATGATGAAGAAACACTTCTAGAGGTTAAATACCTTGCGCATGTTTACAGGAAGGTAGGATATGAATGTATAGGTGTTTCAGCTAAAACTGGCAAAAACGTAGATAAGGTAAAAGGACTAATGAGAGGGAAGGTTAGTATGTTTTCCGGACATTCAGGGGTTGGTAAATCTACACTTGTAAATGCCATTGAACCGGCTTTAAATATTAAAACAAAAGAAATTTCGACACAGCACATGCAAGGGCAGCATACAACAACCTTTGCAGAAATGTTCGACTTAAATTTTGGAGCTAAAATTATTGATACACCAGGAATAAAAGGTTTTGGGGTGGTAGATATGGATAAGGAAGAAGTTGGTGATTATT from Flavivirga abyssicola includes the following:
- the rsgA gene encoding ribosome small subunit-dependent GTPase A, which codes for MTGLVYKSTGSWYTVKTDLGHTYECRIKGKFRIRGIKSTNPIAVGDMVDFELESDNNQESGIIHKIHDRSNYIVRKSVNLSKQTHIIAANLDQVFLMITINNPPTLTSFIDRFLVTANAYSIKTVLLFNKVDTYDEETLLEVKYLAHVYRKVGYECIGVSAKTGKNVDKVKGLMRGKVSMFSGHSGVGKSTLVNAIEPALNIKTKEISTQHMQGQHTTTFAEMFDLNFGAKIIDTPGIKGFGVVDMDKEEVGDYFPEIFELKQDCKFNNCLHLQEPKCAVKKALDNDEIAFSRYRSYLQIIEGEDEHYRTDNWE